A region of Piscinibacter gummiphilus DNA encodes the following proteins:
- a CDS encoding sensor histidine kinase yields the protein MMARLTLTQRLSLVFAGLLLLCSGTSAWLQLRANRMHELEVVQGLSRDVAESIARDVQLTDAHGLMPGAVRTLFNQLMMVNPSVEVYLLEPDGRIAGHAAPEGRLRRDRVDLAPVRRMIDGAALPILGDDPRSADGRKVFSVAPLRVDGREVGYIYVVLLGEDHDQYAARGSANAVLKTALWSIGMVAVLCLAAGLVAFTLITRPLRRLTDAVRHFDVGGAPRTVPPLAEGHGGDEIAVLDGAYRQMVARIDEQWQALSRQDQERRELIANVSHDLRTPLSSLHGYLETLLLKDDTLAPPERRRYLGIALEQSRKVGALAQSLFELARLEYGFVTPEREAFSMTDLVQDVFQKFELAAEARQVALKATFPPQLPAVDGDLGLIERVLGNLLDNALRYTPEGGSIEVALARRDVAVDVTVADTGPGIPPELREGLFQKPFTVGGARRDGGLGLRIVHRILELHGARIELLDGDGAGARFRFSLPAAGA from the coding sequence ATGATGGCGAGGCTGACGCTGACGCAGCGGCTCTCGCTGGTGTTCGCCGGGCTGCTGCTGCTGTGCAGCGGCACGTCGGCGTGGCTGCAGCTGCGGGCGAACCGCATGCACGAGCTGGAGGTGGTGCAGGGCCTGTCGCGCGACGTCGCCGAGAGCATCGCCCGCGACGTGCAGCTCACCGACGCCCACGGGCTGATGCCGGGCGCCGTGCGCACCCTGTTCAACCAGCTGATGATGGTCAACCCGAGCGTGGAGGTGTACCTGCTGGAGCCCGACGGCCGCATCGCGGGCCACGCCGCGCCGGAAGGCCGGCTGCGGCGCGACCGGGTCGACCTCGCACCCGTGCGGCGGATGATCGACGGCGCGGCACTGCCCATCCTGGGTGACGACCCGCGCAGCGCGGACGGCCGCAAGGTGTTCAGCGTGGCGCCGCTGCGCGTCGACGGACGCGAGGTCGGCTACATCTACGTGGTGCTGCTGGGCGAGGACCACGACCAGTACGCGGCGCGCGGCTCCGCCAACGCGGTGCTGAAGACGGCGCTGTGGTCCATCGGGATGGTGGCGGTGCTGTGCCTCGCCGCGGGCCTGGTCGCGTTCACGCTGATCACGCGGCCGCTGCGCCGGCTGACCGACGCGGTGCGCCACTTCGACGTGGGCGGCGCGCCGCGGACCGTGCCGCCCCTGGCGGAGGGTCATGGCGGCGACGAGATCGCGGTGCTCGACGGCGCGTACCGCCAGATGGTGGCGCGCATCGACGAGCAGTGGCAGGCGCTCTCGCGCCAGGACCAGGAGCGCCGCGAGCTGATCGCCAACGTGTCGCACGACCTGCGCACGCCGCTGTCCTCGCTGCACGGCTACCTCGAGACCCTGCTGCTGAAGGACGACACCCTCGCGCCGCCGGAGCGCCGCCGCTACCTCGGCATCGCGCTGGAACAGAGCCGCAAGGTGGGGGCGCTCGCGCAGAGCCTCTTCGAACTGGCGCGGCTGGAGTACGGCTTCGTCACGCCCGAGCGCGAGGCGTTCTCGATGACCGACCTCGTGCAGGACGTCTTCCAGAAGTTCGAACTCGCGGCCGAGGCCCGGCAGGTCGCGCTGAAGGCGACGTTCCCGCCGCAGCTGCCGGCCGTGGATGGCGACCTGGGGCTGATCGAGCGGGTGCTGGGCAACCTGCTCGACAACGCGTTGCGGTACACGCCGGAGGGCGGGTCCATCGAAGTCGCGCTCGCGCGACGGGACGTGGCGGTGGACGTGACGGTGGCCGACACCGGGCCGGGCATTCCGCCGGAGCTGCGCGAGGGCCTGTTCCAGAAGCCGTTCACGGTGGGCGGCGCACGCCGTGATGGCGGGCTGGGCCTGCGCATCGTGCACCGCATCCTCGAACTGCATGGCGCCCGCATCGAATTGCTGGACGGGGACGGGGCCGGGGCGCGCTTCCGCTTCTCGCTCCCGGCGGCTGGCGCGTGA
- a CDS encoding response regulator transcription factor — MTSPRRVLLVEDDAHIADLLSLHLRDEGLEVVHCARGDDGLRELERGGWDALVLDLMLPGVDGLEICRRARAMTRYTPIIIISARSSEVHRILGLELGADDYLAKPFSVLELVARVKALLRRVDALARNAQLDTGSLSVAGLSVDPIAREVKLDGRRVDLTPREFDLLYFFARQPGKVFSRMDLLNAVWGYQHEGYEHTVNTHINRLRAKIEPDPAQPARILTVWGRGYKFAEPEGAA, encoded by the coding sequence ATGACCTCCCCGCGCCGCGTCCTGCTGGTCGAAGACGACGCCCACATCGCCGACCTGCTGTCCCTGCACCTGCGTGACGAGGGCCTGGAGGTCGTCCACTGCGCGCGGGGCGACGACGGCCTGCGCGAACTCGAGCGCGGCGGATGGGACGCGCTGGTGCTGGACCTGATGCTGCCCGGCGTCGACGGCCTGGAGATCTGCCGACGCGCCCGCGCGATGACCCGCTACACGCCCATCATCATCATCAGCGCCCGGTCGAGCGAGGTGCACCGCATCCTGGGCCTGGAGCTCGGGGCGGACGACTACCTCGCGAAGCCGTTCTCGGTGCTGGAACTGGTGGCGCGCGTGAAGGCGCTGCTGCGGCGGGTCGATGCCCTGGCCCGGAACGCGCAACTGGACACCGGCAGCCTCTCGGTCGCGGGCCTGTCCGTCGACCCGATCGCCCGCGAGGTGAAGCTGGACGGTCGCCGTGTCGACCTCACCCCGCGCGAATTCGACCTGCTGTACTTCTTCGCCCGCCAGCCGGGCAAGGTGTTCTCGCGCATGGACCTGCTCAACGCGGTGTGGGGCTACCAGCACGAGGGGTACGAGCACACCGTCAACACGCACATCAACCGCCTGCGCGCGAAGATCGAGCCGGACCCGGCCCAGCCCGCACGCATCCTCACGGTCTGGGGCCGCGGCTACAAGTTCGCGGAGCCGGAGGGGGCCGCATGA
- the msrB gene encoding peptide-methionine (R)-S-oxide reductase MsrB — protein sequence MPTRRHLLLASTAAGLFARHAAAAQPAEVFEVTFTDAQWRERLTPQQYAVLRQQGTERPGSSPLEREHRAGTFTCAGCALPLFSSTTKFESGTGWPSFWKPLDGAVATHQDRAYGMVRTEVHCRRCGGHLGHVFDDGPKPTGLRYCMNGVSLNFAPKAS from the coding sequence ATGCCAACCCGACGCCACCTCCTGCTGGCCAGCACCGCCGCCGGCCTGTTCGCCCGCCACGCCGCGGCCGCCCAACCGGCCGAGGTCTTCGAAGTCACGTTCACCGACGCGCAATGGCGCGAACGGCTGACGCCGCAGCAGTACGCCGTGCTCCGCCAGCAAGGCACCGAGCGGCCCGGCTCGAGCCCGCTCGAACGCGAGCACCGCGCCGGCACGTTCACCTGCGCGGGCTGCGCCCTGCCGCTGTTCTCGTCCACCACCAAGTTCGAGAGCGGCACCGGCTGGCCCAGCTTCTGGAAGCCGCTGGACGGCGCCGTGGCCACCCACCAGGACCGCGCCTACGGCATGGTGCGCACCGAGGTGCACTGCCGCCGCTGCGGCGGCCACCTGGGCCACGTGTTCGACGACGGCCCCAAGCCCACCGGCCTGCGCTACTGCATGAACGGCGTGTCGCTGAACTTCGCGCCCAAGGCCTCCTGA
- a CDS encoding cytochrome c biogenesis protein DipZ, whose product MLLIVLAYLGGVLTILSPCILPVLPFVFSRARQPFTRSGLPLLAGMALTFAAVASLAAVGGGWVVAANQYGRWVALALVAVFSLTLLWPGLAERLTRPLVALGGRLSETSGGGDTPRPGASLLLGVATGLLWAPCAGPILGLILTGAALQGASIGTTLLLFAYAAGAATSMAAALLLGGKVFAALKRSLGVGEWVRRGLGAAMLAGVAAIATGLDTGVLAQLSTASTGALEQALVDRLGAPRPDGGAMAMRGEPAMMMQGGPAMMAAGAAMRGPEAGALPDEGEVPPLDGATQWLNSPPLTTAGLRGKVVLVDFWTYSCINCLRTLPYVKAWAGKYRDQGLVVVGVHAPEFAFERDLANVKKAVSDLGITYPVAIDNQYAIWRAFRNQYWPAHYLIDAQGRVRHHHFGEGDEAGTERVIQQLLREAGAAQVSAGLTEVDAKGVQQAADMAAVRSPETYLGYERAENFVSTPNARHDEAAAYATPARLALNDWGLAGHWKVGPESATLAATSGRIVYRFQARDLHLVLGPGPDGKPVRFKVRVDGQDPGDARGVDVAPDGSGTVTSQRLYQLVRQPGDVRERTFSIEFLDPGVSAYAFTFG is encoded by the coding sequence ATGCTGCTCATCGTCCTCGCCTACCTCGGCGGGGTGCTGACCATCCTCAGCCCCTGCATCCTCCCGGTGCTGCCGTTCGTGTTCTCGCGCGCCCGCCAGCCCTTCACGCGCAGCGGGCTGCCGCTGCTCGCCGGCATGGCGCTGACCTTCGCCGCCGTCGCATCGCTCGCCGCCGTCGGCGGCGGCTGGGTCGTCGCCGCCAACCAGTACGGCCGGTGGGTGGCCCTGGCACTGGTGGCCGTGTTCTCGCTGACGCTGCTGTGGCCCGGCCTGGCCGAGCGCCTCACCCGGCCGCTCGTGGCCCTGGGCGGCCGGCTGTCGGAGACCTCGGGCGGCGGCGACACGCCCCGCCCCGGCGCCTCGCTGCTGCTGGGGGTCGCCACCGGCCTGCTGTGGGCGCCGTGCGCCGGCCCCATCCTCGGGCTGATCCTGACCGGCGCCGCGCTGCAGGGCGCGAGCATCGGCACCACGCTGCTGCTGTTCGCCTACGCCGCGGGCGCGGCCACGTCGATGGCGGCAGCCCTGCTGCTCGGCGGCAAGGTGTTCGCCGCGCTCAAGCGATCGCTCGGCGTGGGCGAATGGGTGCGACGTGGCCTCGGCGCGGCGATGCTCGCCGGCGTGGCCGCCATCGCGACCGGGCTCGACACCGGCGTGCTGGCGCAGCTGTCCACGGCCTCCACGGGCGCCCTCGAACAGGCGCTGGTGGACCGCCTCGGCGCGCCCCGCCCGGACGGCGGCGCGATGGCGATGCGCGGCGAGCCCGCGATGATGATGCAGGGCGGCCCCGCCATGATGGCCGCCGGCGCCGCGATGCGCGGCCCCGAGGCCGGCGCCCTGCCCGACGAGGGCGAGGTGCCGCCGCTCGACGGTGCCACGCAGTGGCTCAACTCGCCCCCGCTGACCACGGCCGGCCTGCGCGGCAAGGTGGTGCTGGTGGACTTCTGGACCTACTCGTGCATCAACTGCCTGCGCACGCTGCCGTACGTCAAGGCGTGGGCCGGGAAGTACCGCGACCAGGGCCTCGTGGTGGTCGGCGTGCACGCCCCCGAGTTCGCCTTCGAGCGCGACCTCGCCAACGTGAAGAAGGCCGTGTCGGACCTGGGCATCACGTACCCCGTCGCCATCGACAACCAGTACGCCATCTGGCGCGCCTTCCGCAACCAGTACTGGCCGGCCCACTACCTGATCGACGCCCAGGGCCGCGTGCGCCACCACCACTTCGGCGAAGGCGACGAGGCCGGGACGGAGCGCGTGATCCAGCAGCTGCTGCGCGAAGCCGGTGCGGCGCAGGTCTCCGCCGGGCTCACGGAGGTGGACGCGAAAGGCGTGCAGCAGGCCGCGGACATGGCCGCCGTGCGCTCCCCCGAGACCTACCTCGGCTACGAGCGTGCGGAGAACTTCGTGTCCACCCCGAACGCGCGCCATGACGAAGCGGCCGCCTACGCCACGCCCGCGCGCCTCGCGCTCAACGACTGGGGCCTGGCCGGCCACTGGAAGGTCGGCCCCGAGAGCGCGACACTCGCGGCGACGTCCGGCCGCATCGTCTACCGCTTCCAGGCCCGCGACCTGCACCTCGTGCTGGGCCCGGGCCCCGACGGCAAGCCCGTGCGCTTCAAGGTGCGTGTCGACGGCCAGGACCCCGGCGACGCACGCGGCGTCGACGTGGCCCCCGACGGCAGCGGCACCGTGACCTCGCAGCGCCTCTACCAGCTGGTGCGCCAGCCCGGCGACGTGCGCGAGCGCACCTTCAGCATCGAGTTCCTCGACCCCGGCGTGTCGGCCTATGCCTTCACGTTCGGCTGA
- the msrA gene encoding peptide-methionine (S)-S-oxide reductase MsrA → MTTSSSPAVRRRGMLFLAAGAAVLAAGLAWQGPALHAAEAAVQLPAPLQDVPADGPRLQKAVFAGGCFWGVQGVFQHVKGVQRAVSGYSGGSAATASYDAVSSGRTSHAEAVEVTFDPTQVSYGALLQIFFSVAHDPTQLNRQGPDRGTQYRSAIFTQDPAQVKVAQAYIAQLDAARAFGAPIVTRVEPGPAFYPAEVYHQDYLTENPRAPYIVVHDLPKLDNLKKMFPQRWRQEPVLVKRT, encoded by the coding sequence ATGACCACTTCGTCATCCCCCGCCGTTCGCCGCCGCGGCATGCTGTTCCTCGCCGCAGGCGCCGCCGTGCTCGCCGCAGGCCTCGCGTGGCAGGGCCCGGCCCTCCACGCCGCCGAGGCGGCCGTGCAACTCCCCGCACCGCTGCAGGACGTGCCGGCCGACGGCCCCCGCCTGCAGAAAGCGGTGTTCGCCGGCGGCTGCTTCTGGGGCGTGCAGGGTGTCTTCCAGCACGTGAAGGGCGTGCAGCGCGCGGTCTCCGGGTACAGCGGCGGCTCGGCGGCCACCGCGTCGTACGACGCGGTGAGCAGCGGCCGCACGTCCCACGCCGAAGCGGTGGAGGTCACCTTCGATCCCACCCAGGTCAGCTACGGCGCGCTGCTGCAGATCTTCTTCTCGGTGGCCCACGACCCCACGCAGCTCAACCGCCAGGGCCCGGACCGCGGCACCCAGTACCGCTCCGCGATCTTCACGCAGGACCCGGCGCAGGTGAAGGTGGCCCAGGCCTACATCGCCCAGCTGGACGCGGCCCGGGCATTCGGCGCCCCGATCGTCACGCGCGTGGAACCGGGCCCGGCGTTCTACCCGGCCGAGGTCTACCACCAGGACTACCTGACCGAAAACCCGCGCGCGCCGTACATCGTCGTCCACGACCTGCCCAAGCTGGACAACCTGAAGAAGATGTTCCCGCAGCGCTGGCGCCAGGAGCCGGTGCTGGTGAAGCGGACCTGA
- a CDS encoding DUF4124 domain-containing protein encodes MKPRRAWPVFVCCLLAAAGARSAEVYRWTDANGRVFYGDRAPEGRRTSAKVIPIDPPPPVRVNTAEPMESPRPAVTANTRPAPPMQTAPAVIGPSQSLAPLEDKATRCAAAWRRFDESSACFAAFRVDGGRVLAQAYQRCESVAMPTDCGVHPGQ; translated from the coding sequence GTGAAACCTCGACGCGCGTGGCCCGTTTTCGTGTGTTGCCTGCTGGCCGCCGCCGGCGCCCGGTCCGCCGAGGTGTACCGGTGGACCGACGCCAACGGCCGGGTGTTCTACGGCGACCGCGCGCCCGAGGGGCGCCGCACCTCGGCGAAGGTCATCCCCATCGACCCGCCGCCGCCGGTGCGCGTGAACACCGCGGAGCCCATGGAATCGCCCCGGCCCGCCGTGACGGCGAACACGCGGCCGGCCCCACCCATGCAGACCGCCCCGGCCGTGATCGGCCCTTCACAGTCGCTGGCGCCGCTCGAGGACAAGGCCACGCGGTGCGCGGCCGCGTGGCGCCGGTTCGACGAAAGCAGTGCCTGCTTCGCGGCGTTCCGCGTGGACGGCGGCCGGGTGCTGGCGCAGGCGTACCAGCGGTGCGAGTCCGTGGCGATGCCCACCGACTGCGGGGTTCACCCCGGCCAGTAG
- a CDS encoding TetR family transcriptional regulator, which produces MIDRDAVFVLGAQDPEMREIERVATAAGHAVFHAASNGLRCTPQTAYEADGVARAGADGIVRAAVLRPTAPTVWVECRIAGREPLVRVDHHHPGDPGFTAPPADYLRGSSLGQVLALLAREPTPTQRLLAASDHCLTAAYQGECPGVDPDELLFLRASWKAFIAKRSLTEVMTGILDAARHVKQRFDHASGEARFLDPTRVPMDLAEGAAYAGVPVRYRAWLPDGQVKEMFKGGTPEAVEAFMAAHEAAGRQVYGNPHRGYGGAYWPG; this is translated from the coding sequence ATGATCGACCGCGACGCCGTGTTCGTGCTGGGCGCGCAGGACCCCGAGATGCGCGAGATCGAGCGGGTGGCCACCGCGGCGGGCCACGCCGTCTTCCATGCCGCGTCGAACGGGCTGCGGTGCACGCCTCAGACGGCGTACGAGGCCGACGGGGTCGCGCGTGCCGGGGCCGACGGCATCGTGCGCGCCGCGGTGCTGCGACCCACCGCGCCCACCGTGTGGGTCGAGTGCCGCATCGCCGGCCGCGAGCCGCTCGTGCGCGTCGACCACCATCACCCCGGCGACCCGGGCTTCACCGCGCCGCCGGCCGACTACCTGCGCGGCTCGTCGCTCGGCCAGGTGCTGGCCCTGCTCGCCCGCGAGCCCACGCCCACGCAGCGGCTGCTCGCGGCGAGCGACCACTGCCTCACCGCGGCCTACCAGGGCGAATGCCCCGGCGTCGATCCCGACGAGCTGCTGTTCCTGCGCGCGTCGTGGAAGGCGTTCATCGCGAAGCGGTCGCTGACCGAGGTGATGACCGGCATCCTCGACGCCGCACGGCACGTGAAGCAGCGCTTCGACCACGCCTCCGGCGAGGCGCGTTTCCTCGACCCGACACGCGTGCCCATGGACCTCGCCGAGGGCGCGGCCTATGCCGGCGTGCCGGTGCGCTACCGCGCGTGGCTGCCCGACGGGCAGGTCAAGGAGATGTTCAAGGGCGGCACGCCCGAGGCCGTCGAAGCCTTCATGGCCGCGCACGAAGCCGCGGGGCGGCAGGTGTACGGCAACCCGCACCGCGGGTACGGCGGGGCCTACTGGCCGGGGTGA
- the prpR gene encoding propionate catabolism operon regulatory protein PrpR, with amino-acid sequence MSETRIVAVGFHRLKGLLQALAPMYKAVADVEVLDKGFDEAVAELRARPADVVVAAGSNGAFLRQQLDVPVVLVKVGGFDVMRALGRARGVATRIALVTYGDVPDEVQQFDRLFGLGIVQRAYTTEEDARDVVRELKALGTEAVVAPGLVADLADEAGMVGVFLYSQDAVREALDDAIEMARIGRIELAKRERLNTVLGQLTDGVVAVDLKECIDTVNPAMAKFLGAPAEALLGRPLSEVAPELSLRHTLRDARDEPEQIHRHGNRTLVASRMPILEQGRLTGAVLTCQDAVSIHRVDRHLRARQAPREAQARYELGHLIGTSAAVVSAKARAEHCARSQATVLITGESGTGKELLAQGIHNAGSRRRQPFVAINCAAFPESLLEGELFGHEEGAFTGARRGGRAGLFEAAHTGTIFLDEVGEMPVSLQTRLLRVLQEREIVRIGATEPIPIDVRVIAATHRDLKAQVAGGGFRNDLYYRLNILGLSLPPLRERLQDLPLLFAHLLDKVSSRVGLSPAPLEAVWPDLLALGGAYGWPGNVRELENIVERLVVHGSELSGGREALRALVPEWFESAPAPSLSDQRRAADLRHVHEVLAACGGDRTLACERLGISRTTLWRRLQEDS; translated from the coding sequence ATGAGTGAAACGCGCATCGTCGCCGTCGGCTTCCACCGGCTCAAGGGCCTGCTGCAGGCGCTGGCGCCCATGTACAAGGCCGTGGCCGACGTCGAGGTGCTCGACAAGGGCTTCGACGAGGCCGTGGCCGAACTGCGCGCCCGACCCGCCGACGTGGTGGTGGCCGCCGGCTCCAACGGCGCCTTCCTGCGCCAGCAGCTCGACGTGCCGGTGGTGCTGGTCAAGGTGGGCGGCTTCGACGTGATGCGGGCCCTGGGCCGGGCTCGCGGCGTGGCCACGCGCATCGCCCTCGTGACCTATGGCGACGTGCCCGACGAGGTGCAGCAGTTCGACCGCCTGTTCGGCCTCGGCATCGTGCAGCGCGCGTACACCACGGAAGAGGACGCCCGCGACGTGGTGCGCGAGCTGAAGGCGCTGGGCACCGAGGCCGTGGTGGCGCCGGGGCTGGTCGCCGACCTCGCCGACGAGGCCGGCATGGTGGGTGTGTTCCTGTATTCGCAGGACGCGGTGCGCGAGGCCCTCGACGACGCCATCGAGATGGCCCGCATCGGCCGCATCGAACTCGCCAAGCGCGAGCGGCTCAACACCGTGCTGGGCCAGCTCACCGACGGCGTGGTGGCGGTGGACCTGAAGGAGTGCATCGACACGGTGAACCCGGCGATGGCGAAGTTCCTCGGTGCGCCCGCCGAAGCGCTGCTGGGGCGGCCGCTGAGCGAGGTGGCGCCCGAGCTGAGCCTGCGCCACACGCTGCGCGACGCGCGCGACGAACCCGAGCAGATCCACCGCCACGGCAACCGCACCCTGGTCGCGAGCCGCATGCCCATCCTGGAACAGGGCCGGCTCACGGGCGCGGTGCTGACGTGCCAGGACGCCGTCTCCATCCACCGCGTGGACCGCCACCTGCGCGCGCGCCAGGCGCCGCGCGAGGCGCAGGCGCGCTATGAACTGGGCCACCTGATCGGCACCAGTGCGGCGGTGGTGTCGGCGAAGGCCCGGGCCGAACACTGCGCGCGCAGCCAGGCCACGGTGCTGATCACCGGCGAGAGCGGCACCGGCAAGGAGCTGCTCGCGCAGGGCATCCACAACGCGGGCAGCCGGCGGCGCCAGCCCTTCGTGGCGATCAACTGCGCGGCCTTCCCCGAATCGCTGCTCGAAGGCGAACTGTTCGGCCACGAGGAAGGGGCCTTCACCGGCGCGCGCCGTGGCGGCCGCGCGGGGCTGTTCGAGGCCGCGCACACCGGCACCATCTTCCTCGACGAGGTGGGCGAGATGCCCGTGTCGCTGCAGACGCGGCTGCTGCGCGTGCTGCAGGAGCGCGAGATCGTGCGCATCGGCGCCACGGAACCCATCCCGATCGACGTGCGCGTGATCGCGGCCACGCACCGCGACCTGAAGGCGCAGGTGGCCGGCGGCGGCTTCCGCAACGACCTGTACTACCGGCTGAACATCCTCGGCCTGTCGCTGCCGCCGCTGCGCGAGCGGCTGCAGGACCTGCCGCTGCTGTTCGCCCACCTGCTCGACAAGGTCTCGTCGCGCGTGGGCCTGTCGCCCGCGCCGCTGGAGGCCGTGTGGCCCGACCTGCTGGCGCTCGGCGGGGCGTACGGCTGGCCGGGCAACGTGCGCGAGCTGGAGAACATCGTCGAGCGGCTCGTGGTGCACGGGTCGGAGCTGTCGGGTGGGCGCGAGGCGCTGCGGGCGCTGGTGCCGGAATGGTTCGAGTCCGCTCCAGCGCCCTCGCTGTCGGACCAGCGCCGTGCCGCCGACCTGCGCCACGTGCACGAGGTGCTGGCCGCGTGCGGCGGCGACCGAACGCTCGCGTGCGAGCGCCTGGGCATCAGCCGCACGACGCTGTGGCGCCGCCTGCAGGAGGATTCATGA
- the prpB gene encoding methylisocitrate lyase produces the protein MTTSQMPTSAGARFRQALKDESPLQVIGAINANHALLAKRAGYRAIYLSGGGVAAGSLGLPDLGINTLDDVLTDVRRITDVCDVPLMVDIDTGFGPSAFNIARTVKSLIKFGAAACHIEDQVGAKRCGHRPGKEIVTADEMVDRVKAAADARTDANFFLIARTDAIQVDGVDAAIERAVRCVEAGADGIFAEAAYDLPTYRRFVDAVKVPVLANITEFGKTPLFTVDELRSAGCGMVLYPLSAFRAMNKAAEAVYTAIRRDGHQKNVVDLMQTREELYDRIGYHEFEAHLDQLFASRKSN, from the coding sequence ATGACGACTTCCCAGATGCCCACCAGCGCCGGCGCCCGCTTCCGGCAGGCCCTGAAGGACGAATCCCCGCTGCAGGTGATCGGTGCCATCAACGCCAACCACGCCCTGCTGGCCAAGCGTGCGGGCTACCGCGCCATCTACCTGTCGGGGGGTGGCGTCGCCGCCGGCTCGCTGGGCCTGCCCGACCTGGGCATCAACACCCTCGACGACGTGCTGACCGACGTGCGCCGCATCACCGACGTGTGCGACGTGCCGCTGATGGTCGACATCGACACCGGCTTCGGCCCGAGCGCGTTCAACATCGCCCGCACCGTCAAGAGCCTGATCAAGTTCGGCGCCGCCGCCTGCCACATCGAGGACCAGGTGGGCGCCAAGCGCTGCGGCCACCGCCCGGGCAAGGAGATCGTCACCGCCGACGAGATGGTCGACCGCGTGAAGGCCGCCGCCGACGCGCGCACCGACGCGAACTTCTTCCTGATCGCCCGCACCGACGCCATCCAGGTGGACGGCGTGGACGCCGCCATCGAACGCGCCGTGCGCTGCGTCGAGGCCGGCGCCGACGGCATCTTCGCCGAGGCCGCGTACGACCTGCCCACCTACCGCCGCTTCGTCGACGCCGTGAAGGTGCCGGTGCTGGCCAACATCACCGAGTTCGGCAAGACCCCGCTGTTCACGGTCGACGAGCTGCGCTCGGCCGGCTGCGGCATGGTGCTGTACCCGCTCAGCGCGTTCCGCGCGATGAACAAGGCGGCCGAGGCCGTCTACACGGCGATCCGCCGCGACGGCCACCAGAAGAACGTCGTCGACCTGATGCAGACCCGCGAAGAGCTCTACGATCGCATCGGTTACCACGAGTTCGAGGCCCACCTCGACCAGCTGTTCGCCAGCCGCAAGTCCAACTGA